From bacterium, one genomic window encodes:
- a CDS encoding DUF4332 domain-containing protein, with amino-acid sequence MAYKIERIEGIGPAHAGRLAAAGIATTEDLLDLCADPVGRADVAEASGLGLDRILAWANLADLMRINGIGPQFAELLEAAGVDTVMELRTRDAETLAAALEAINAARKLTRVTPTAATVRKWVDLARATEPLVRH; translated from the coding sequence ATGGCCTACAAGATCGAACGGATCGAGGGCATCGGCCCGGCCCACGCCGGCAGGCTCGCGGCGGCCGGGATCGCCACCACGGAGGATCTGCTGGACCTGTGCGCCGATCCCGTCGGCCGCGCGGATGTCGCCGAGGCCTCGGGCCTCGGCCTCGACAGGATCCTCGCGTGGGCCAACCTGGCGGACCTCATGCGCATAAACGGCATCGGCCCCCAGTTCGCCGAGTTGCTGGAAGCCGCCGGCGTGGACACGGTCATGGAGCTGCGCACCCGCGACGCCGAGACCCTGGCCGCGGCCCTGGAAGCCATCAACGCCGCACGCAAGCTCACGCGCGTGACGCCCACCGCCGCCACCGTCCGCAAATGGGTGGACCTGGCGCGCGCGACGGAGCCCCTGGTCAGGCACTGA